A window of Cryptomeria japonica chromosome 3, Sugi_1.0, whole genome shotgun sequence contains these coding sequences:
- the LOC131072949 gene encoding alcohol dehydrogenase class-3 produces MASGAGGGEVIICKAAVVWAAGQPLSMEQIQVDPPQAKEVRIKITHTSLCHTDIYFWKGKDGGAWFPRILGHEGAGVVESVGHEVTELSPGDHVIPSYMAECRECELCARGKNNICEVFRFNFMSGVAYSDKKCRFSINGKPIHHFFGLSTFSEYTVVHASCVAKVNPEAPLDKVCLLGCGVSAGYGAAWNIGKVRPGDSVAVFGLGTIGLATAEGARIAGATRVLGIDINPQKEEISKQFGVTEFLNPSNFDKPIQEVIKEMTKGGVDSSYECIGRVEVMLATLQCAHPVWGRAVILGIDEIDKKLCFSPLELHDGRKLKLAPFGGFKISDVPKLVDRFMNNEFDLDKYVTQRMEFSDINAAFQLLLEGKCLRCVLRMQVD; encoded by the exons ATGGCGTCAGGTGCAGGAGGAGGAGAGGTCATCATTTGTAAAG CTGCTGTAGTATGGGCGGCAGGGCAACCATTAAGCATGGAGCAAATTCAAGTGGATCCTCCCCAAGCCAAAGAAGTTCGCATCAAAATTACCCATACTTCGCTTTGCCATACTGATATTTATTTCTGGAAAGGAAAG GATGGAGGAGCTTGGTTTCCAAGGATTCTCGGTCATGAAGGAGCTGG GGTTGTAGAAAGTGTGGGGCATGAGGTTACAGAGCTTAGCCCTGGAGATCATGTTATTCCATCGTACATGGCAGAGTGCAGAGAATGTGAGCTTTGTGCTCGAGGCAAGAACAACATCTGTGAAGTTTTTAGATTCAACTTCATGAGTGGAGTTGCATACAGTGATAAGAAATGTCGTTTCTCTATCAAtggaaaacccatccatcattTCTTTGGACTTTCAACATTCAGTGAATATACAGTGGTGCATGCATCTTGTGTGGCAAAAGTGAACCCTGAAGCACCTTTGGACAAGGTCTGTTTGCTGGGATGTGGGGTATCAGCAG GATATGGAGCTGCTTGGAACATTGGGAAGGTGAGACCTGGCGATTCAGTGGCAGTTTTCGGACTGGGTACTATTGGCTTGGCT ACTGCAGAAGGAGCCCGAATTGCTGGTGCTACTAGAGTACTTGGCATTGACATtaacccccaaaaggaagaaataT CTAAACAATTTGGGGTGACCGAATTCTtgaatccatcaaattttgacaagccCATTCAAGAG GTGATCAAAGAAATGACAAAAGGAGGAGTGGATTCGAGTTATGAATGTATTGGAAGAGTAGAAGTTATGCTTGCAACTCTTCAATGTGCTCACCCT GTATGGGGAAGAGCAGTGATATTGGGTATAGACGAAATTGATAAAAAGCTATGTTTCAGCCCACTGGAGCTTCATGATGGCCGGAAGCTAAAACTTGCACCTTTTGGGGGTTTCAAGATTTCTGATGTGCCCAAATTGGTGGATAGATTCATGAACAAT GAATTTGATTTAGACAAGTATGTGACTCAGAGAATGGAATTCTCAGATATCAATGCAGCATTCCAATTGTTGTTGGAAGGGAAATGCTTAAGATGCGTCCTGAGGATGCAAGTAGATTAA